From the Vibrio vulnificus CMCP6 genome, one window contains:
- a CDS encoding response regulator translates to MRLLLIEDDTLLGQSMVTSLSRHGYTVDWLEKGSGVTSALKTEDFTAVILDLTLPDIDGLDVLRNIRSAGFSLPVVILTARDDIKDRVQGLDRGADDYLGKPFALEELLARLRVVIRRQSGSATEVIEVGELSLSLSEQSIRYQEVVLKLTRNEFKILAALMTNAGRVMSKDQLQQSLHGWDDSASDNAIEVHIHNLRKKAPNVPIKNIRGVGYIIEK, encoded by the coding sequence ATGCGATTACTACTGATTGAAGACGACACACTGCTTGGCCAATCCATGGTGACTTCGCTAAGTCGCCATGGCTATACGGTGGATTGGTTAGAAAAAGGCTCAGGCGTTACCAGCGCACTGAAAACTGAAGATTTCACGGCAGTGATCCTCGATTTAACCTTACCGGATATCGACGGCTTAGACGTGCTGCGCAACATTCGCAGTGCGGGTTTTAGCTTGCCAGTGGTGATTTTGACCGCCAGAGACGATATCAAAGATCGCGTCCAAGGCTTAGACCGAGGCGCGGATGATTATCTGGGCAAACCTTTTGCGCTTGAAGAGTTATTAGCCCGTTTGCGGGTGGTAATTCGTCGTCAATCTGGTAGCGCAACGGAAGTGATTGAAGTGGGCGAATTGAGCCTCTCCCTTTCCGAGCAGTCGATTCGTTATCAAGAGGTCGTTTTAAAACTGACGCGTAACGAATTTAAAATCCTTGCGGCGTTAATGACCAATGCTGGGCGAGTGATGAGTAAAGATCAGTTGCAGCAGTCTCTGCACGGTTGGGATGACAGCGCCAGCGACAACGCCATTGAAGTGCACATTCACAACTTGCGCAAAAAGGCACCCAACGTGCCGATTAAAAATATCCGTGGCGTGGGGTACATCATTGAAAAGTAG
- a CDS encoding GGDEF domain-containing protein, with protein MQKTNLNLYKGPFSTSAKLTLLAVTVCLLIANLALLQETRTLARSYSDSQNQATWFLFHLSKELSELVSESSRAEDSSYDLKRVELKYELTWSRFDLLINSRESDTFLSRTEVKSFFVDLFHQFQTLEQPLQQALNGDDKAANLFYRETSRLYLSMIDYVTRNFRVASPLYKEQQTRAQLLFQAQFVLLGIFVLCAGIMAYFFYKEARFHKKMSLTDPLTQLPNRIGMFLHMDKYIQDKEHFSIYLLDLNGFKAINDNLGHQAGDAALQEVALRLKKLENASVRVCRMGGDEFAVLCKHITNDEPQVLNQAIHQLFVPPIVLEQGPAKLSTSLGRACFPDDSENVDALINLADKRMYRMKFSR; from the coding sequence ATGCAGAAAACAAACTTAAATCTTTATAAAGGGCCCTTTTCAACTTCAGCAAAACTGACTTTACTGGCAGTGACTGTCTGCTTGTTGATCGCCAATCTTGCCCTGCTGCAGGAAACAAGAACTTTGGCACGCTCTTACTCAGACTCACAAAATCAAGCCACTTGGTTCTTGTTCCACCTGTCTAAAGAGCTCTCTGAATTGGTGAGTGAATCGAGTCGCGCCGAAGACAGCAGCTACGATCTCAAGCGTGTCGAATTGAAATATGAGCTCACTTGGAGCCGTTTTGATTTGTTGATCAACAGTCGAGAAAGCGACACCTTTCTCTCGCGAACCGAAGTAAAAAGCTTTTTCGTCGATCTGTTTCACCAGTTCCAAACGTTAGAGCAGCCACTGCAACAAGCATTAAACGGTGATGACAAAGCCGCAAACCTGTTTTACCGCGAAACCAGCCGCCTTTACCTGTCTATGATCGACTACGTGACGCGCAATTTCCGCGTCGCCAGCCCTTTGTATAAAGAGCAGCAGACGCGTGCACAATTGCTCTTCCAAGCTCAGTTTGTGCTGTTGGGCATTTTTGTCTTGTGTGCGGGCATCATGGCTTATTTCTTCTACAAAGAAGCCCGTTTTCACAAGAAGATGTCGTTAACCGATCCGCTGACTCAGTTGCCAAACCGCATCGGTATGTTTTTGCACATGGATAAGTACATTCAGGACAAAGAACATTTTTCGATCTACCTGCTGGATCTCAACGGCTTCAAAGCCATCAACGATAATCTTGGCCATCAAGCGGGTGATGCCGCATTGCAAGAAGTGGCGCTGCGATTGAAAAAACTGGAAAACGCCTCAGTGCGAGTGTGCCGCATGGGGGGCGATGAATTTGCCGTGTTGTGCAAACACATCACCAATGACGAACCTCAGGTGCTCAATCAGGCGATTCATCAGCTGTTTGTGCCACCGATTGTGCTCGAACAAGGCCCAGCTAAGCTTTCCACCAGTTTAGGTCGAGCCTGTTTTCCAGATGATTCCGAAAACGTGGATGCGCTCATCAATCTTGCCGACAAACGCATGTACCGCATGAAGTTTTCCCGCTAG
- a CDS encoding molybdopterin-dependent oxidoreductase, protein MKYLALVWGLLIAPQVYSYNLQMDIPHAPTVVLTVQDLEQMEATQYTTMLPWLSAPATFTGVKLSTLLSQQYGFIPNRVTLRALNDYAADIDLSDIEKYQPIVAYRQDGKPMRVRDKGPFWLIYPQSSFPKELNNERYHSQMVWQLKQIHIAK, encoded by the coding sequence ATGAAGTATCTTGCTCTTGTTTGGGGCTTACTCATTGCACCTCAGGTGTACAGCTATAATTTACAAATGGATATCCCCCATGCCCCAACGGTTGTGTTAACCGTTCAGGATTTAGAGCAAATGGAAGCCACGCAATACACCACCATGCTTCCTTGGCTTAGCGCGCCAGCCACCTTTACCGGAGTCAAGCTCAGCACCCTTTTGTCGCAACAATATGGCTTTATTCCGAATCGCGTCACTCTGCGTGCCTTAAACGACTACGCCGCCGACATCGATCTCTCTGATATCGAAAAATATCAGCCCATCGTTGCTTACAGGCAAGACGGCAAACCCATGCGAGTGAGAGATAAAGGTCCTTTTTGGCTCATCTATCCGCAATCTTCATTTCCAAAAGAACTGAATAATGAACGCTATCATTCCCAGATGGTTTGGCAGTTAAAACAAATACATATCGCGAAGTGA
- a CDS encoding carbohydrate porin, translating into MKTLQLLPLALAVASSLASVSAFATSESDLDALEKRIQELEAKLETAYVYDQQPAVLTPDTEVPLGIVFSGYARYGAHYAAGDNRYVQVGSSGAAVGRLGNEANGGEFQLAKAFKTDGGAIWDIVFMMDQWGIDQWSSPGGLNLKKAYAGATNLFESQPELYVWAGRDFHQRPQQGLNDYFWMSHDGQGGGFKNLNLGGAKFDFGFVGQVDNGDGGALGNDTGIYALTSRLHAMDLGAATLDLYANYGFASDEAEAAKQGETAWQVGAVVDFGGGNKLTMKYADGADNSAFDLAGDQQVTYLSWEGSFNPSQPLYIDYLASFKNISGKDVDEKNEYSAIVRPMYNWSDVHSTWLEAGYALEDFDNGDEKSGWKVTLSQNISMGGLPWSRPMLRFYATLGDVDSTVSGVDQAKQDTLSVGAMWEAWW; encoded by the coding sequence ATGAAAACCTTACAACTTTTACCTCTTGCTCTTGCGGTGGCCTCTTCGCTTGCTTCTGTCTCTGCCTTTGCAACCTCGGAATCTGACCTTGATGCGTTAGAAAAACGCATTCAAGAGCTCGAGGCCAAACTGGAAACGGCTTACGTCTACGATCAACAACCTGCGGTGCTCACGCCAGACACCGAAGTGCCGCTGGGCATTGTGTTTTCCGGCTACGCACGTTACGGCGCGCACTATGCAGCAGGGGACAACCGCTACGTGCAAGTGGGCAGCAGCGGGGCGGCGGTGGGCCGTTTGGGTAATGAAGCAAACGGTGGCGAGTTCCAGCTCGCGAAAGCCTTTAAGACCGATGGCGGTGCGATTTGGGACATCGTCTTCATGATGGATCAATGGGGCATTGATCAATGGAGCTCACCGGGTGGTTTGAATTTGAAAAAAGCCTACGCGGGTGCCACTAATCTGTTTGAAAGCCAGCCTGAGCTTTATGTGTGGGCGGGGCGTGATTTCCATCAGCGTCCGCAACAAGGGCTAAATGACTACTTTTGGATGAGCCACGATGGCCAAGGTGGCGGCTTCAAAAACCTTAACTTGGGCGGCGCTAAGTTTGACTTTGGCTTTGTCGGCCAAGTGGACAACGGGGATGGCGGCGCGCTGGGCAATGACACCGGCATCTATGCATTAACCTCTCGATTGCACGCGATGGATTTGGGCGCGGCGACGCTCGATCTCTACGCCAACTATGGTTTTGCCTCCGATGAAGCGGAGGCAGCAAAACAAGGAGAAACCGCTTGGCAAGTGGGCGCGGTGGTGGATTTTGGTGGCGGCAATAAGCTGACGATGAAATACGCCGATGGCGCGGATAACTCGGCGTTTGATTTAGCGGGCGATCAACAAGTGACTTACCTCAGCTGGGAAGGCAGCTTTAACCCGTCACAGCCACTGTATATCGACTACTTGGCCTCTTTCAAAAACATCTCGGGTAAAGATGTGGATGAGAAAAATGAATACTCGGCGATCGTGCGGCCCATGTACAACTGGAGCGATGTTCATTCCACTTGGTTAGAAGCGGGCTACGCGCTGGAAGATTTTGACAACGGCGATGAAAAATCGGGTTGGAAAGTCACGCTTTCACAAAACATCTCGATGGGTGGATTGCCTTGGAGCCGCCCGATGTTGCGCTTTTACGCCACGCTGGGTGATGTAGACAGCACCGTTTCGGGTG